Proteins encoded in a region of the Neodiprion lecontei isolate iyNeoLeco1 chromosome 5, iyNeoLeco1.1, whole genome shotgun sequence genome:
- the LOC107224062 gene encoding 40S ribosomal protein S13 — protein sequence MGRMHAPGKGISQSALPYRRSVPTWLKLTPEDCKEHIYKLAKKGLTPSQIGVILRDSHGVAQVRFLTGNKILRIQKAMGLAPDLPEDLYYLIKKAVAIRKHLERNRKDKDSKFRLILVESRIHRLARYYKTKSTLPPNWKYESSTASALVA from the exons ATGGGTCGCATGCACGCTCCCGG AAAGGGTATTTCCCAGTCAGCGTTGCCCTACAGGCGCAGCGTTCCAACATGGCTGAAACTCACCCCAGAGGACTGTAAGGAACACATCTATAAACTGGCCAAGAAGGGTCTGACTCCGTCTCAAATTG GTGTGATTCTTCGTGATTCTCATGGAGTTGCCCAAGTCCGGTTTTTGACCGGCAACAAGATCCTGCGCATCCAGAAGGCAATGGGGCTGGCGCCTGACCTACCAGAGGATTTGTACTACCTGATCAAGAAGGCAGTAGCTATCCGCAAACACTTGGAGCGCAATCGCAAGGACAAGGACAGCAAGTTCCGTTTGATTCTAGTAGAGTCGAGAATCCATAGGCTTGCTCGTTACTACAAAACCAAAAGTACCCTTCCTCCCAACTGGAAGTACGAAAGCTCCACAGCTAGCGCCCTTGTCGCTTAA